TGATGCATCTGGTTTATTGCTGACTACATCACGTAACATATCTGTGACCATATAAGCCGTGTAATCTTCCATAGCAACTGTAGATTTTGGTGTATAGTCTTTCGTTGATTTGCCGTCGCGGTAAACAATTTTCGTTATGGCATAAGGATCAGTGTATACACCGTTATTCCCAAATGCCGCATAAGATGCTGCCATTTGAATAGGGGACATTGTAATGTCACCACCACCAATTGCATCTGCCTCGTAAGCATTTTCTGCTTTAATTCCTAAGCGTCCGATAAATTCTTTCGCTTTGTCAGCGCCAACTTCTTTAAACGTTTTAACAGCTGGCACATTTCGAGAAGCATATAACGCTTTACGTGCTGTCATAGCACCTAAATACTTCCCATCCCAGTTTGTAATCGTTTGGTTTGTACCTGTATATTTCATTGGATCATCGACAAGTGTTTTACCTGTTGACCATTTTAAATATTCAATTGCTGGACCGTAATCAAGTAATGGCTTCATTGTTGACCCAGGGTGGTTAACCTTTAAGTCATCTGCATAGTTAAATGTACGGTTGCCGTAATTTCGTCCACCGCCAACTGCTTGAATTTGACCCGTTTTTGTATCAACAACAGCAACGCCCGATTCAATTTTCTCTGTTGGGAAATTGCTATCGTCGTTCATGATGTTTTCGACAATTTGCTGTGCATTCGGATCGAGTGTTGTGTAAACTTTAATACCTTCAGCCATAGCAGAACCATCGCCATTATTTTCTAGCTCATTAATGACGATATCTAGGAAGGCATCGTATTTAGAACCAGCAAATGATTGGCGTGTAGCATCGTCTGAAAGACCTGCTTGCACATCAACTTTTTTCGCTTCTTCCATTTCAGCTTTAGTAATTTTTCCATGCTGGTACATTAAGCCCAAAACTGTATTTCGGCGTTTCTCTGCCAGCTCTGGATTTTTTAATGGATTGTAAGCGTTTGGACGTTGAACTAAGCCAGCTAGTAGCGCTTCTTCATCCAATGATAAATCTTTTAACTCTTTACCATAGAAATATTGAGCTGCTGTCCCAAAGCCATAAATACGGCCGGACATCAACATTTTATTGAAGTACATTTCAAATATTTCTTCTTTTGAATATTTGCGTTCAAGTTGGAAAGCAAGCCATGCTTCTTGTGCTTTACGTTTTAATTTTTTCTCATTTTGTAAAAATGAATTTTTGACAACTTGCTGTGTTAATGTTGAAGCCCCTTGTGCCCCAAAACCATCACGGAAGTTGGCAAGTATTGCACCACCAAGACGATAAAAGTCCATCCCATGATGTTTAAAAAAGCGAACGTCTTCTGTTGCTAGAATGGCGTTAATCATATCTTCTGGAATATCTTCGTATTTTACGTATTTTCGATTTTCCGCACCGATTGTGGCAAAAATTTCACCGTTTTTATCATAAAATTCAGAGGAAACGGGGTCCTTCAATAAATCTTCATCAAGTTCTGGAGCTGTACTTGCATAATAGGCAAATACACCTGCCCCGCCGACTAAGCCAACAAGCCCTATAATAAGTATTGTTAGAACAATACGCTTGAACCAAGCTTTAGGCGAAGATTTCGCTGCTTTCGGCGCTTTCTTTTTATTTTTTTGAGCGAGAGCTTTTTGATGCTCCCCGCGTGTTTGACGACGTTCACTCATTTTTTTATCTCCTCACTTTCAGAGCCATGACTTGTTGCTTCAATAAACTGTTGGAGAACAGGTAAATAATCGATACGTGGATAATAGCTTGTTGGAATTTCATAAGCTTCCTTTTCTATGGTTGAAAAGGGAATCGATTTACGTTCACCATTGTTCATTGCATGCCAGGCCTTTTGTAAAACTTCGTATGGCACTAAAAAATACCGTTCAAAAGCTGAAAAACGAACGATAATAAATGCCACACCATTTTGTTCCTTCACTTGCTGCATATGTTTCATTTGATGTGTGTGTATATTTTTTAGTGGAAAGCTCGTCTTCGAGGCGGTCTCCTTTGCATCAAAATCAATATAATGCCCATTCCAAACACCATTGTAGTCAGTTGTAGAGGGCGTTCGGAAATAAGCTTCACGAATAACGGCAGCACTTCGTGATGGATACTCTACTTTGACGATTTGTACGGGAACAGGTTTCTTATGAATAATCGCAAGTTGCCTTTCTAAATAATAGTCGTTTGCTTCATTAATTTCATCTTCAAGCGTTTTCCCACGATTACTATAGGAGAAGTCCTTCTTTCTCCCCTTTTTTTCTGCTTTTTGAATAGCTTGTGCAGGGATATAGATTTTCCCATTTGGATAACGAATTGTCACTTAGCTCACCCTCTATAATACTGCTATTATACACAATAGTTTACCATGATTTTTGTAGAACTTCATCACAGTCAGCACATTGCTCTAAAGTTAGATGACAATTGCTAATCCGTGGCATGATTCGCTGTTTAAAGTAGAAAATTCGCCAAGGAAACAACTGCATTCGTCATAGAAATTGTCATAGTAATGCTTTCGTTTATTGCTAGATTCGTTGAAATAGAGTCTTTTATCAGCACATTTACGAATGCTACTCATAGGTAGCATTTATTAAAAATTTATCGAAATACTTCTTCTTTCAGCTAACTTACGCTTTTTTTGTCACGCATGAAGGTTATTTTATACATGCGAGGAATACATAAGTAAAGATAAAAGGAGGCGTTGTATTGAACAAATTAGGACAATTAGTTGCGCAGTTGGATCTGGTCAATCAATTACTTATCACGAGGGTGTCATTAGAAAATAATGCACATAACCTGCAATTTTTTATGCAGCTCAAATCTGTTAGCCAGAAAGTAAGCTTAGCAGAAAAGAACTGGCAAGTAAAGAATGCTTGTTCGCCTATTAGTAGTGAAAAATGATAGACTTTGGTACACTAACCTCATACCTATAAAAATGATTCATTAGATGCAATCATTTAATGCTTTTAGCGAGTGTTAAGAATGACGACAAGACGCTTTCAGGTAGTTTGAGTATGTCGTAAAGATAAGAATAAGGCATATGAACCTGAACTTATGTTTTATCTACATTTGACACAGTAAATTATTGGTTGGACATGATAATCACACAATCATTAGCTAAAGGTACAATGAAAGAGATGAGGTGCGAAATTGTTATTAATACAGCAAACTTCCATATTAATAGATGAATGTGAAAAATGTGTTGCACGCTTTTGGCAAATGCGCGAGGAGGATCGGACACCAGATTTTTTTGCAGAGGTCAAGCCGCATGCGGATGTCATCCATCAACTGCTGAAAGAGTGGCAGCAAGAGGCGACTGCTTGGATTGAAAAAAACAGACCGAAATATATGCATATAGGACAAATTGCTTCAGCGGCTGAATCAATGGAGCAATTTGTTGTGCAATCTTTTTATAAAGAAACAAGTAAAAAACGCTTTTTAGATGCAACGCATTCTACTTCCTTTACGTTAAATAATTTTTATCGCTTAGTGAAGGAGGCGCAACATAATGTTATCGAAAAAACGGACAATTAGTGCATTGTTAAATGAATGGCGCTATGATGACGAATTAAAAGAGCGAATCATTCATTGGCACACTTTAGAAGGCCGCGATGCTAAAAACGCGCCTTTCCCAGAGAATTTACATCCTGCACTTGTTAAGGCATTACATGCCCGAGGAATTACACAATTGTATACACATCAACGGGAAGCGTTTGATTTGGCATCGAGTCGTAAATCCTTTACTGCTGTAACACCGACAGCATCTGGGAAATCTTACTGCTATCATTTACCTGTATTACAAAAAATTTTAGAAGACCGCAATGCACGAGCAATTTATCTATTTCCAACGAAAGCGTTAGCGCAGGATCAAAAAAATGATTTAAATGAACTGATTGAACAGAGTGGAGAGGACATATTAAGCTATACGTATGACGGTGATACGGCTCCTGGCATTCGGCAAAAGGTGCGGAAAGCAGGGCATATTGTGATGACCAATCCAGATATGCTACATTCAGGTATACTACCGCATCATACAAAGTGGGTATCGCTCTTTGAAAATTTGCAGTATATCGTTATTGATGAATTACATACATATAAAGGTGTATTTGGTTCACATGTGGCGCATGTAATTCGCAGGTTGAAACGTATCTGTGAATTTTACGGTAGTAAACCTGTTTTTATTTGTACGTCAGCAACGATAAAAAATCCAAAAGAATTAGCTGAAAATTTAACAAATGATACCCACACTTTAATTGCTGATTCAGGTGCTCCGGTTGGTAAAAAAACATTTCTCTTTTACAATCCACCGATTATCCATAAAACGTTTGGCGTTCGGCGTAGTGCGGTTTTAGAGGTAAGTGATCTTGCCAAAAGACTTTATATAGCTGGCATTCAAACGATTATTTTTGCTAAAAGTCGTGTGCGTGTTGAAATGATTGTGACGTATT
This DNA window, taken from Lysinibacillus sp. FSL M8-0337, encodes the following:
- a CDS encoding YppE family protein, with translation MLLIQQTSILIDECEKCVARFWQMREEDRTPDFFAEVKPHADVIHQLLKEWQQEATAWIEKNRPKYMHIGQIASAAESMEQFVVQSFYKETSKKRFLDATHSTSFTLNNFYRLVKEAQHNVIEKTDN
- a CDS encoding endonuclease, which translates into the protein MNKLGQLVAQLDLVNQLLITRVSLENNAHNLQFFMQLKSVSQKVSLAEKNWQVKNACSPISSEK
- a CDS encoding penicillin-binding protein 1A, whose translation is MSERRQTRGEHQKALAQKNKKKAPKAAKSSPKAWFKRIVLTILIIGLVGLVGGAGVFAYYASTAPELDEDLLKDPVSSEFYDKNGEIFATIGAENRKYVKYEDIPEDMINAILATEDVRFFKHHGMDFYRLGGAILANFRDGFGAQGASTLTQQVVKNSFLQNEKKLKRKAQEAWLAFQLERKYSKEEIFEMYFNKMLMSGRIYGFGTAAQYFYGKELKDLSLDEEALLAGLVQRPNAYNPLKNPELAEKRRNTVLGLMYQHGKITKAEMEEAKKVDVQAGLSDDATRQSFAGSKYDAFLDIVINELENNGDGSAMAEGIKVYTTLDPNAQQIVENIMNDDSNFPTEKIESGVAVVDTKTGQIQAVGGGRNYGNRTFNYADDLKVNHPGSTMKPLLDYGPAIEYLKWSTGKTLVDDPMKYTGTNQTITNWDGKYLGAMTARKALYASRNVPAVKTFKEVGADKAKEFIGRLGIKAENAYEADAIGGGDITMSPIQMAASYAAFGNNGVYTDPYAITKIVYRDGKSTKDYTPKSTVAMEDYTAYMVTDMLRDVVSNKPDASGTAANVSGLDIAGKTGTTNYSNDEFNKYNLPDTSVPDSWFAGYTTNYSIAIWSGYEKRSDPITTWDERRLPQHLFKNIMKDLSANIETARFKKPSSVVEATIEVGSSPLKLASDYTPSELRQTELFVRGTEPTEVSNEYEAPELSTPYNVSASLDLAGQSINIGWEHDAILDPETDEPMATTFEVSATREGGETVVLGTTDNKGLTVSNTLEDGKYTISVVAIVDGTRSEPGTTSFEISSMPDEDLGTEDPDNPDIEQPTPPDQGNGEDNGNPNGNGNNGNNGNNNGGNNGNNGNNGNTGNGTDNNGNNAGSQPPVTPTDPVVPNEDNDSEQ
- the recU gene encoding Holliday junction resolvase RecU yields the protein MTIRYPNGKIYIPAQAIQKAEKKGRKKDFSYSNRGKTLEDEINEANDYYLERQLAIIHKKPVPVQIVKVEYPSRSAAVIREAYFRTPSTTDYNGVWNGHYIDFDAKETASKTSFPLKNIHTHQMKHMQQVKEQNGVAFIIVRFSAFERYFLVPYEVLQKAWHAMNNGERKSIPFSTIEKEAYEIPTSYYPRIDYLPVLQQFIEATSHGSESEEIKK